The DNA window CTAGAATGGAACAGAGAAGATGCATATGGCTCTTCAGGGACATTCAGTGTTCCATGGCAAAGGGTTATAGGATAAAAGAATGCTTTGTGCATGTCATGGCCTTCCCTATGAAATTTGGAGGGACATCTGTGAAATCCACAATTCTCCAAACCTGGGTCAAAAATGTTGTGAATGTGTTTCAAGGAAAGAGTGCAAGTGCTAATTGCTTTGCAAGggattgaaatggaaaaaaaggcttaggagtaaacaaggaaaaaaatgcgggtttttttccttgccatgACTTACATTCATTTTCAGTCCTTCTGTGTTCTTCATTTGCAAAGTCCATTTGTTTCTGTCTCTTCACAGATCGGGAGAACCAGTCCATCCTGATCACGTACGTACACCCCCTGCGCGGTCCCTGCAGGGCTACCTGGTGCCAGGGCACCTCCTGCCTGACCATGCACCCTCTGCTTCTCTCTTGGCTTTGGCAGCGGAGAATCCGGGGCCGGGAAGACTGTGAACACAAAGCGTGTCATCCAGTACTTTGCAACAATTGCAGCCAGTGGAGACAAGAagaaagaggagcagcagccatcAGGCAAAATGCAGGTGAGGTCCCAGGATTAAACACCAGCAGCTATGCAATTTCTTGGTGAGCTAGATCCTGACAAGAAGACTTCTGTTTCAGGGGACACTTGAGGATCAAATCATCAGTGCCAACCCACTGCTGGAGGCCTTTGGAAATGCCAAGACCGTGAGGAACGACAACTCCTCACGCTTTGTAAGTTGTTACTTGTGACAACTGTCAACACCAGTTTGAATATTATTGATATCCAGATTGGTAAAATAAGTCTCAATTGACTTTCCTGCTACTTTCAGGGTAAATTCATCAGAATCCATTTCGGTGCCACAGGCAAACTGGCTTCTGCTGACATTGAAACATGTAAGACACCCTCTGGCTTAATCCCCTTCCTTCCAGCCTTCCCCACTTCTTGTTCTTGACTGTGTCCTACCATCCTTGCCAGATCTGCTGGAGAAGTCCAGAGTCACTTTCCAGCTCAAGGCGGAAAGGAGCTACCACATCTTTTATCAGATCATGTCTAACAAGAAGCCAGAACTAATTGGTAGGAAAGATCACTGACTACTCCAGGCAAAGGTTATGGAACAAAACTAAATTCCTTTTCGTGCCAATTGCATGTGACCTGACTAGGTTTTGTCCTTCTTTTCAGAGATGTTACTGATCACCACCAACCCCTATGACTATCAGTATGTGAGTCAAGGTGAGATCACAGTTCCCAGCATTAACGACCAGGAAGAGCTGATGGCCACCGATGTAAGTAGCAGAAGTTTTCTTAGGTGAAGTTTCATTTCTCTGACCTTTAACAGCTGGGGTACACACTCACCTTAACAACTGTTTTGTTAGAGTGCCATTGACATCCTGGGCTTCACTGCTGATGAGAAAACAGCCATCTACAAGCTGACAGGGGCTGTCATGCACTATGGGAACCTGAAGTTCAAGCAGAAACAAcgagaggagcaggcagagcctgatGGCACAGAAGGTACCAGCACaacccatcccagagcacagaagATACTGAACATTCAGATAGTTAAAGGCAGCGTGTCAGGGTCAGAATGATTGACTCAGCCTGTGCATTTTCCCAGTGCCAGTATTGTAGAATGATAGTGAGTCCTAGCCAGAGGACTTCTCTGGAGGAGCAGAACTCGAGTTattttgaataataaaaattgtaaagTCCAATGTCTTCCGAAGAGTTCTGCCATTAACATGTACACCTTTTTTATCTTTACtaatagtttgatttttttggaattgccctttaatatattttttaaaggaacagtAGTGTCTACTGGTACCTTAATAACTGATTGTTTTGATGTTTAGTTGCTGACAAGGCTGCCTACCTGATGGGTCTGAACTCAGCAGACCTGCTCAAGGCCCTCTGCTACCCCCGAGTCAAGGTGGGGAATGAATACGTGACCAAGGGTCAAACTGTGCAGCAGGTAACAAAACCCCCTGTACTGTGGATAGGTTCCCTGGACTTTCTAATTTATCCTGCATTATAAATACACACCTTCTGTTTTATATTTCAGGTATACAATTCAGTGGGTGCCCTAGCAAAGGCTGTTTTTGAGAAGATGTTCCTGTGGATGGTTGTTCGCATCAACCAACAACTGGACACGAAGCAGCCCAGGCAGTACTTCATTGGTGTCCTGGACATTGCTGGCTTTGAGATCTTTGATGTAAGGAACAGGGGTTTATCAGCATGCTTGTAAACTTGTTAAAGTCTTATTGTTATGtgacaaatatttcagaaagaatgCTGCTGGTTTGTTGGGGTGTtcacttctttttgtttgtttcggTTTTgtttttcggattttttttttttttttcattataaatgGTTTGATCCTTTGTAGTGTATCTAGAACATTCTGATTCCTTTAGGGTTTTAATTTCaattaggtttttgttttgcacaTATGCCAATGAAATCTCTAATGCAGATTTTTGCTGAAGACTTGGCACATGATTTTAAATCAACATTTGTGTACGTTGGTATAGTGTTGTGCAGTGGACTCTCCTGTATCTGAATTAGTGCAGTCTAGTAGATTTCAAAGCTGACAAAGTGTGAGTTATTAAAATTATCTAAGCTTCTAGAGTCAAAAATATATGGATAAAGTTCAGTTTGACAAATTGGTCACACTGACAGAAGTTCCAAACTACTGAATCAATGAAGACAGAGCAATTACAGATCCTCCTGTGTTTGGTAAAAATAGCCCACACTGTTCTTCATCCCTAACTTTCTAAATTTACATTAATGATAATCTTGATTTGTAATTGTGCAGTTcaacagcctggagcagctgtgcatCAACTTCACCAATGAGAAACTGCAACAGTTCTTCAACCACCACATGTtcgtgctggagcaggaggagtaCAAGAAGGAGGGGATTGAATGGGAGTTCATTGACTTTGGCATGGACCTGGCTGCCTGCATTGAGCTCATTGAGAAGGTATTTCTGTAATTCACAATGTGAGGTTTTTCAGAAATgcataattttatatatatttctaaatgCAGCTTGAAATAGTAAATATGATAGTGCAGATACATCagtttgtattattttatatttactgaGCAGAACAATCCCTGAGAGCACTAATATTGTCCCAGTCAGGACGTTATTTCATCTCTGAGTCTTTCTGCCTTTTCACCTtgtcctctctccttccttgtACTTCTCGCAGCCCATGGGCATCTTCTCCATCCTGGAAGAGGAGTGCATGTTCCCCAAGGCAACTGACACCTCTTTCAAGAACAAGCTCTATGACCAGCACCTGGGCAAGTCCAACAACTTCCAGAAGCCCAAGCCTGGCAAAGGCAAGGCTGAGGCCCACTTCTCCCTGGTGCACTATGCTGGCACAGTGGACTACAACATCACTGGTTGGCTTGACAAGAACAAGGACCCTCTGAATGAAACTGTTGTGGGGCTGTACCAGAAGTCGTCTTTGAAGACTCTGGCTTTACTCTTTGcctctgctggaggagaggcaggTCAGTTCTATGACATTCATATTTCCATGTTTATTTAGTGACTCTACCAGCACTATGAATATCTGCTATTGTTCTTTTCTATGTTCCATTCTTATAATGACTggtatatatatgaaaaaactTTCTCTTTACaagttgtaaatatttttttttttctgttttccagaggctagtggtggtggtggtggtggtggcaaGAAGGGAGGCAAGAAGAAGGGTTCTTCTTTCCAGACTGTCTCAGCTCTTTTCAGGGTGAGTACAAAAATCATCCTCTCTACTTCTTTCCtgggttgttttatttgttgttaTATCTAGCTGCAATAACACCATTTAACTGCAGCTgttaacatttttctgtgtcaaGAATAATTGTTTGGTTATTCATAAATGACCTGACAGCAAGTCAGCTGGGGCCAGATCAGAAAGATGTATTTTGATCTCACCTTTCTTCAAATGCTAGAAAAAGAACTGAGGTCAGGCTATACACCAAAGTACAAACAATAAGAATATGGTTATTGCAAAGGAACTTCTTTTACTCAAAATTATACTTTTTGCTATGAACAACTGGTCACCATACTCCATAGTTTTTCTGGCTGAGTGGATATATCCCCCAGTCTTGTAAAAACACATTGCAAAGTTTTGTGACTTTCTCTGCTGCTCAAGGgtgaaagacagaagaaaactcACGTTAAAAAGCTGCAGTTTGGAATTACAAACCTGTTAATGTTTTATGAAACTTTTCTCACATCTGAAAGCGTAACTGAGTAGGTAATATTTGTCAATTAAAAACCTTTACTCATGAACCCACAGGAAAATCTGAACAAGCTGATGACCAATCTACGGAGCACTCACCCCCATTTTGTGCGCTGTATCATCCCCAATGAGTCTAAAACACCTGGTAAGAACCATGAGCAGAGACTAAAAATAGTGTGACAGCCATTTTTCTCTATGTTTTATCATGAATTGTCAAACAATTGTCTTATTGCTTAGGTGCCATGGAGCACGAGCTGGTGCTTCACCAGCTGCGCTGTAACGGCGTGCTGGAAGGGATCAGGATTTGCAGGAAGGGATTCCCCAGCAGAATCCTCTATGCTGATTTCAAACAAAGGTCAGTTTACTTTCTTATTTCCATTCTGTCTTTCCTGCTGATGTTTTACATCTATCACTTGAGGGTATTTTTTAACACTAGCTCTTTCTGGTTATAACTGGAAGAAAATTGAATGTTGGGGACTAACAAAAGGCAACATATATGgctagcaaaagaaaaattgttgaGAAATGAAGTGTCAGGTGTCCTCACTGACTGTGGAGGCATCTGAGTAtggaagcacagcagagctgcagaagccaATGATTACAAGACTAATAAATGCAGTTTAGGAATGGTAGCAGCAGGTTCAGGTAAAAATTACAAACTAAGAGTTCCTTGGCCACTGCATCAGCTGCAAGTTTCGGGGGAAGAGGCTTTTCTCCAATACAGAGAGTATGGGAAAGTGCCAATGTTCCTCTCAAGCAATTTTCTACAGCATAGCTTAGTAAAAGAATATGGATTGAACTGACAGAAAATCAATGTCATGATCATGGCAGGTCCCCTGAAGACTGAAAAAGTTTCCTTAATGTTGTTACCAGGTTAACACTTTACCAGAAGGGTATCTCtaaacaagggaaaaaattccaactTCCTCAGCCTGATTCTGCTGCAAACACTGCACTTAGTTTCAGtaaacagaatattctgaggACTTGACATTCTCTTCAGTTCTATTTCCTCTAATTCCACAGATACAAGGTGCTTAATGCCAGTGCCATCCCTGAGGGACAGTTCATCGATAGCAAGAAGGCTTCTGAGAAGCTCCTTGGGTCAATCGATGTGGACCACACCCAGTACAAATTTGGACACACCAAGGTACAAAtgctcccattccctgtgtccctgggcttTGCTCTACCTGACAGTGATGTGCTGCAACATTCTCTCTCTCAAGGTGTTCTTCAAAGCTGGGCTGCTGGGACTCCTGGAGGAGATGAGGGATGAGAAGCTGGCACAGCTCATCACCCGCACCCAGGCCAGATGCAGGGGCTACCTGATGAGAGTGGAGTACAGGAGAATGGTGGAACGGAGGTACACCTTCCTCTTCTTCAGCTAAAGTCACTCAGCTTGGGGGAAATCGTTGACACTCCTCAGGCTGAGAATATTCAtcatatattttaattctttctcaGGGAGTCCATCTTCTGCATCCAGTACAACATTCGTTCATTCATGAATGTCAAACACTGGCCATGGATGAAGCTGTTCTTCAAGATCAAGCCTTTGCTGAAGAGTGCTGAGTCTGAGAAGGAGATGGCCAACATGAAGGGGGAGTTTGAGAAAACCAAGGAAGAGCTTGCGAAGTCTGAGGCAAAGAGGAAGGAACTGGAGGAGAAAATGGCATCTCTaatgcaggagaaaaatgaCCTGCAGCTCCAAGTGCAATCTGTAAGTAACATGAGTGTATTTCTTCCAGGTACCCTCATAGCACATGCACAATAAAATTTcggagaaaatattttaatatgagTAATGGAAGGTAAAATCCAGACCACTCAGTGCTACCATTATAATATGAGGTTCTAGCTTGGGAATAACTTTTGAAGCATGTAAGCACATAGGTCTGTTTCTCCAGGTTCGCAATATAACATCCAACGTACTCACTGGAGATTGGTATTTACAGTTAGCAGAGTCTGCAGAGTGATTAATTTACCAACTTATGCTGGTTTCAATCAGTTGCCCAAATAAAAGAACTCTATGCCATTTTACATGACACATGTTATGTCACCTTTCTTTCTGCAACCACTATTCCAGGAGGACACAAAACCCCTCTGCATTATGTCACAGTCCCATAAGTACCTTTTAAGTCCATTGGGAGATCAAGGGATTGGTCAATATTTCCACATTACTTTGTGTCTTTAGATATTGCCTTCACagattcaaaataaaatcagattcaAATTGAAACCTCTGATTGAGCCTAAAATATATATCAAATTATCGCATCCatagaaaatttatttgaaGTCAGTCTTTCCTAGAATAGCttataaaaagataaagaaaagaaaattactacACATTTACATAAGGTACTTAACTTCTAGAGAAAGTAATGAAAACTCTTGAGAATAAAAGTATTACAGGGTATTATCATTTTAttcataagaaaaataagagagaatAATTGCTAAGAGTAAAAAATGAGATagaataaaaatctgttctgaTTTACAAGAGGCTGTCCAAAAGAATCACTTcctgaaatgaaacagaaaagaataattCCATGTTTCTTTTAATCAATGACAAATATAATTTCTCTATTCAGCTTTTGTGAACACTTGTGATTAGCAAACAAATCCATGTTTCCCTAATAGGAAGCTGATGCTTTGGCTGATGCTGAGGAAAGGTGTGACCAGCtcatcaaaaccaaaatccagCTGGAAGCCAAAATTAAGGAGGTGACTGAAAGGGCAGAGGATGAAGAGGAAATTAATGCTGAACTGACAGCCAAGAAGAGGAAACTGGAGGATGAATGTTCAGAGCTGAAGAAAGACATTGATGACCTTGAGCTAACACTGGCCaaggtggagaaggaaaaacatgcCACAGAAAACAAGGTATGAGGCAGAACCTGTCACTTGCACTCTGGAAAAGAGCCCTGTGCTATTACGGGACCTGTATAGCTACTTCCTTTATTTACATTTGATGCCTTCTTCCTAAAGGTGAAAAACCTGACTGAGGAGATGGCAGCCCTGGACGAGACCATTGCCAAGCtgacaaaagagaagaaagcccTCCAAGAGGCCCATCAGCAGACCCTGGATGacctgcaggcagaggaggacAAAGTCAATACTCTGACCAAATCCAAGACCAAACTGGAACAGCAAGTGGATGATGtaagcacacagagcaggaacaggacaggTATGGAGTCCTGGCTGGTAGAGCACTGATGGTCTTGTTGTGTTTAGCTGGAAGGGTCCCTGGAGCAAGAGAAGAAACTGCGCATGGACCTGGAGAGAGCTAAGAGGAAACTGGAAGGAGACCTGAAGCTGGCCCAGGACAGCATCATGGATTTGGAGAATgacaagcagcagctggatgagAAACTGAAGAAGTAAGTGTGGCTCTGGGGCACCTGAGTGTTGGGGGGCAGcacttgtcttttttctttgagCTCTAACATGGTTCTAACTTGGCCCAAAGGAAAGACTTTGAAATCAGCCAGATCCAGAGCAAAACTGAGGATGAACAAGCCCTGGGCATGCAACTGCAGAAGAAGATCAAGGAGCTGCAGGCAAGTGTCTGTTCCTTCCCCTGCCTtgctcaggctcagctcaggcaggaggagggcacAGGTGTGAAGGGTCCCTGCTGTTCTGCAGGCGCGtattgaggagctggaggaggaaattGAGGCAGAGCGAACCTCTCGCGCTAAAGCAGAGAAGCATCGGGCTGACCTGtccagggagctggaggagatcAGTGAGCGCCTGGAAGAGGCAGGAGGggccacagcagctcagatTGATATGAACAAGAAGCGTGAGGCAGAATTCCAGAAGATGCGCCGTGACCTGGAAGAGGCCACGCTGCAGCACGAAGCCACGGCTGCCGCCCTGCGCAAGAAGCACGCggacagcacagctgagctgggggagcagatCGACAACCTGCAACGTGTGAAACAgaagctggaaaaggagaagagtgAGCTAAAGATGGAGATTGATGACTTGGCCAGCAACATGGAGTCTGTCTCTAAAGCCAAGGTACACCAATATTTTACAGGCTCATTGACCCAGTGGGATACAACACAATTCTTGAACCTGGCCTTCTTCAGAGTGTGGATGGTTAACTCTTCACTTTCCATTTGCTGAAACACAGGCCAACCTGGAGAAGATGTGCCGCACACTGGAAGACCAGCTGAGTGAGATTAAGACCAAGGAAGAGGAGCATCAGCGCATGATCAATGACCTCAATGCTCAAAGAGCTCGTCTGCAGACAGAAGCAGGTGAGACACACATATCTACATGTGCAGATCAATAACATCTCAGAGATATTGCAAAAATGACGCTTCTGGGCATATGATCTGTCCAACACACTTTGTGACACATCTACTGGAAGTGTTTGAAATGGGATCATAAGTTTCAGCATGGACTGCAAACGGTCTGGTTTTACATCTCCAAATGTTAGCAGTGTCACAATCAATGGCATTAAAACTGTTGTGTATCTGCAAATTTTCTTAGGTGAATATTCACGCCAGGTGGAAGAGAAGGATGCTTTGGTTTCTCAGCTGTCAAGAGGCAAACAGGCTTTCACCCAACAGATTGAGGAACTCAAGAGGCATTTGGATGAAGAGATAAAGGTGAGAAGGCTTATTcctaaatatattaaatatgttAATCAACATGATGAAAGGGACAAAAGCAACCATTTAGATAACGGAGACTTTTCCCATTGGggcattgcttttttttccgTGTAGTCTATCCATTAATTCTTTTGCAAATTCAAAGATCTTTCTCATCACAGGTCTTTCTTAGATGTTCCTATTAAGGACATTTCCCAGgatatttcctttcattttgatactgtttttttttcccccaaggcCAAGAATGCCCTGGCCCATGCCCTGCAGTCTGCTCGCCATGACTGTGACTTGCTCCGGGAACAAtatgaggaggagcaggaggccaAGGGGGAGCTGCAGCGAGCCATGTCCAAGGCCAACAGCGAAGTGGCCCAGTGGAGAACCAAATACGAGACAGACGCGATTCAGCGCACGGAGGAGCTCGAGGAGGCCAAGTATGTGGGGAATGTTGAGAACACTAGCAGAGACTAAGATTGGACATTTGAGGATCCCACTTTACATTGTGATGAAGAAGTCAGTTTCCTCCTTCACATGGGGtcaaaaagagacaaaatatgaCAGAAAGCATGTACACAttgggaaaaagcagaaagatcCAGAGTAGCAGAGAGAGGCCAGCAGAGAGGGAACCGCTGCAGGATTGCTCCTGAATTCAGACATGGAAATAGAGTGGCTGTCTGGGAGAAGTCTTACACCTCGCTGTGAATAGGGGTCACAGAGTAGCAGGGGGCTAAATTTACTCTCGTGTAACACATGCTGCTTCATACCACAGGCTTACTTATGCTTTCCACTTTCCAGAAAGAAGCTGGCCCAGCGTCTGCAGGATGCAGAGGAACATGTTGAGGCTGTCAATGCCAAATGTGCCTCcctggaaaagacaaagcagaggTTGCAGAATGAAGTGGAGGACCTGATGATTGACGTGGAGAGATCCaatgctgcctgtgctgctcttgaTAAGAAGCAGAAGAACTTTGACAAGGTCTTTTGgcctccagcaccagcactcCTGGCCAGAGCATGCCCCCATGATGGCCACAACCCTACTCACAGCCTGTTTCTCTGCAGATCCTGGCAGAATGGAAGCAGAAGTATGAGGAAACACAAGCTGAGCTGGAGGCCTCCCAGAAGGAGTCTCGCTCTCTCAGCACAGAACTGTTCAAGATGAAGAATGCCTATGAGGAGTCCTTGGACCATCTGGAGACAATGAAGCGGGAGAACAAGAACTTGCAGCGTAAGTCCATGGCCCTCTGCTCCACACTGCCCTTTCTCACAAGCTTGTCTCTCTGCCACACTTAACGGCTCTGGGCCTGCAGGGATAAGAACATGCCTGGCCCCTTGATGCACCAGAGCCTTTCTCCATTCAGCTCTGTGCTTGACCATGCtgcttttcatctttccttGCAGAGGAGATTTCTGACCTCACGGAGCAGATTGCTGAGGGAGGAAAGGCGATTCATGAGCTGGAGAAAGTCAAGAAGCAGATTGAgcaggaaaaatctgaaatccaGGCTTCTCTGGAGGAAGCTGAGGTACATGACCATAATCACTGGTGTCTGCACTAAATAAATGAGGAAATAGGGCTGAAAAGGCCTGGATTATCCTCTATTCTGGCTGGGGAGTGCAGACAGCTGAGATTTCTGGTAACAGTTTGCAGTTCCCTAGAATGTAAGAAAAAGTCTAATCAATGTTGTCAATGTTTATGTCCACTTTTCCAGGCTTCCCTGGAACATGAAGAGGGGAAGATCCTGCGCCTGCAGCTTGAGCTCAACCAAGTCAAGGCTGAGATTGACAGGAAGATAGCAGAGAAAGATGAGGAGATTGACCAGATGAAGAGAAACCACCTGCGAGTTGTGGAGTCCATGCAGAGCACCCTGGATGCTGAGATCAGGAGCAGGAATGAAGCCCTGAGGCTGAAGAAGAAGATGGAGGGAGACCTGAATGAAATGGAGATCCAGCTGAGCCATGCCAACCGCCAGGCTGCAGAGGCACAAAAGAACCTGAGAAACACCCAGGCAGTGCTCAAGGTATGGCACAATTAAAGATTTTCTGTGTTCTGACACAGCtaagtttttttccttatgttatAATTCCTTCAGTTCTAAGTTGTTGGGGAAATAGGAAATATCAAAATAGAAGACACACACCTCCCAATATGTGGTATCTCTCTTTCCAGGATACCCAGCTGCACTTGGATGATGCTGTCAGAGCCCAGGATGACCTGAAGGAACAGGTGGCCATGGTGGAGCGCAGAGCAAACCTGCTGCAGGCTGAAGTTGAGGAGCTCcgggcagccctggagcagacAGAGCGGTCGAGGAAAATGGCTGAGCAGGAATTAATGGATGCCAGTGAGCGTGTGCAGCTACTCCATAGCCAGGTCTGTCtataaaaacagtatttataGTATTGCTCCAATTGTGTAAATTAACTTGAGTGGCTGAGCTGTAACagtattttattaaatgcaGTGGCTTTCACAGTAAATAGAAAGCAATAAGTGATAGATAATATTAAGACTGTTATTTCAGATGTAGATACAATATGAGTTTCACTAAACTACAGTATAGATACcttaatattaataaattcaGAGAAGTTGGTGAGGTTGTTACTCTTTTACGTGAGTTCAACACCTTTGACGTTTTCATTTGAGACTTTAAAGGCAAATGTAGCCTTACCATGAACAAAATAGGACCACACTAATTCTGTCATTAATGTAATTTAACAATGTCATTGTAAGTATTCTATTGAAGCATCTCAAAGTTTCATGGTCACTAGACTGTATATGATAAGGAaagtatatttttcatttttcagtctaAATTCCTTCTTTGTTATCTGAGAAACTGTGAGAGAAGACTTCATGGAGGATGCTCACAAAATACCAAAGCACAACATATATGATAAATTAATAGCTAAAACAGTAGATCTCTTAGAATCCAATATGACCTGATTGCACGATCTATATTAAATAAACCACTTATCCTGTACTTGATACGATACGCAaactaacaaaaacaaaatcatgttCATGCTCTTCAACAGAACACAAGCTTGATCAACACCAAGAAGAAGCTGGAAACAGACATTGCCCATATCCAGGGAGAAATGGAGGATACCATCCAGGAAGCCCGCAACGCTGAGGAGAAGGCCAAGAAGGCCATCACAGATGTGAGTTGGGTGCTCCTGGCATTGCTGATGGTGAATGTGCTCTGCCCAAAATATCTCCAACCCTAAAATGGCTTTGACCCTTTGCTCTGAC is part of the Catharus ustulatus isolate bCatUst1 chromosome 20, bCatUst1.pri.v2, whole genome shotgun sequence genome and encodes:
- the LOC117005185 gene encoding myosin-1B-like isoform X1: MSSDAEMAIFGEAAPYLRKSEKERIEAQNKPFDAKSSVFVVHAKESYVKSTITSRESGKVTVKTEGGETLTVKEDQIFSMNPPKYDKIEDMAMMTHLHEPAVLYNLKERYAAWMIYTYSGLFCVTVNPYKWLPVYNPEVVLAYRGKKRQEAPPHIFSISDNAYQFMLTDRENQSILITGESGAGKTVNTKRVIQYFATIAASGDKKKEEQQPSGKMQGTLEDQIISANPLLEAFGNAKTVRNDNSSRFGKFIRIHFGATGKLASADIETYLLEKSRVTFQLKAERSYHIFYQIMSNKKPELIEMLLITTNPYDYQYVSQGEITVPSINDQEELMATDSAIDILGFTADEKTAIYKLTGAVMHYGNLKFKQKQREEQAEPDGTEVADKAAYLMGLNSADLLKALCYPRVKVGNEYVTKGQTVQQVYNSVGALAKAVFEKMFLWMVVRINQQLDTKQPRQYFIGVLDIAGFEIFDFNSLEQLCINFTNEKLQQFFNHHMFVLEQEEYKKEGIEWEFIDFGMDLAACIELIEKPMGIFSILEEECMFPKATDTSFKNKLYDQHLGKSNNFQKPKPGKGKAEAHFSLVHYAGTVDYNITGWLDKNKDPLNETVVGLYQKSSLKTLALLFASAGGEAGQFYDIHISIGGGGGGGKKGGKKKGSSFQTVSALFRENLNKLMTNLRSTHPHFVRCIIPNESKTPGAMEHELVLHQLRCNGVLEGIRICRKGFPSRILYADFKQRYKVLNASAIPEGQFIDSKKASEKLLGSIDVDHTQYKFGHTKVFFKAGLLGLLEEMRDEKLAQLITRTQARCRGYLMRVEYRRMVERRESIFCIQYNIRSFMNVKHWPWMKLFFKIKPLLKSAESEKEMANMKGEFEKTKEELAKSEAKRKELEEKMASLMQEKNDLQLQVQSEADALADAEERCDQLIKTKIQLEAKIKEVTERAEDEEEINAELTAKKRKLEDECSELKKDIDDLELTLAKVEKEKHATENKVKNLTEEMAALDETIAKLTKEKKALQEAHQQTLDDLQAEEDKVNTLTKSKTKLEQQVDDLEGSLEQEKKLRMDLERAKRKLEGDLKLAQDSIMDLENDKQQLDEKLKKKDFEISQIQSKTEDEQALGMQLQKKIKELQARIEELEEEIEAERTSRAKAEKHRADLSRELEEISERLEEAGGATAAQIDMNKKREAEFQKMRRDLEEATLQHEATAAALRKKHADSTAELGEQIDNLQRVKQKLEKEKSELKMEIDDLASNMESVSKAKANLEKMCRTLEDQLSEIKTKEEEHQRMINDLNAQRARLQTEAGEYSRQVEEKDALVSQLSRGKQAFTQQIEELKRHLDEEIKAKNALAHALQSARHDCDLLREQYEEEQEAKGELQRAMSKANSEVAQWRTKYETDAIQRTEELEEAKKKLAQRLQDAEEHVEAVNAKCASLEKTKQRLQNEVEDLMIDVERSNAACAALDKKQKNFDKILAEWKQKYEETQAELEASQKESRSLSTELFKMKNAYEESLDHLETMKRENKNLQQEISDLTEQIAEGGKAIHELEKVKKQIEQEKSEIQASLEEAEASLEHEEGKILRLQLELNQVKAEIDRKIAEKDEEIDQMKRNHLRVVESMQSTLDAEIRSRNEALRLKKKMEGDLNEMEIQLSHANRQAAEAQKNLRNTQAVLKDTQLHLDDAVRAQDDLKEQVAMVERRANLLQAEVEELRAALEQTERSRKMAEQELMDASERVQLLHSQNTSLINTKKKLETDIAHIQGEMEDTIQEARNAEEKAKKAITDAAMMAEELKKEQDTSAHLERMKKNLDQTVKDLQHRLEEAEQLALKGGKKQIQKLEARVRELEGEVDAEQKRSAEAVKGVRKYERRVKELTYQSEEDRKNVLRLQDLVDKLQMKVKSYKRQAEEAEELSNVNLSKFRKIQHELEEAEERADIAESQVNKLRAKSREIHKKIEEEE